One Diospyros lotus cultivar Yz01 chromosome 1, ASM1463336v1, whole genome shotgun sequence genomic window carries:
- the LOC127794831 gene encoding CBS domain-containing protein CBSX3, mitochondrial — MLGGIQKVLSHGIVLKSAVLQHIRLVNPVMRPLLFPRYESVAPARMEEHGFESTTIADVLKAKGKNADGSWLWCTTDDTVYDAVKSMTQHNVGALVVVKPGEQRSIAGIITERDYLRKIIVQGRSSKSTKVGDIMTEENKLVTVKPDTKVLKAMQLMTDNRIRHIPVIDDAGMIGMVSIGDVVRAVVSEHREELDRLNAYIHGGY; from the exons ATGCTAGGTGGAATTCAAAAGGTGTTGTCCCATGGCATTGTCCTCAAGAGTGCAGTTCTGCAACACATCCGTCTGGTGAATCCAGTAATGCGCCCTCTTCTGTTTCCTCGCTATGAATCAGTTGCTCCTGCCCGCATGGAAGAGCATGGGTTTGAGAGCACCACCATTGCCGATGTCTTGAAAGCCAAAGGTAAAAATGCAGATGGCTCCTGGCTCTGGTGTACTACAGATGACACTGTGTATGATGCTGTGAAGTCG ATGACACAACACAACGTTGGAGCCTTGGTTGTTGTGAAACCTGGGGAGCAGAGGTCAATTGCTGGGATTATCACAGAGAGAG ACTATCTCAGAAAGATCATAGTACAGGGAAGATCTTCCAAGTCAACTAAAGTTGGGGACATCATGACTGAAGAG AATAAGCTTGTTACAGTCAAACCTGACACCAAGGTTCTGAAAGCGATGCAACTGATGACAG ATAATCGTATCAGGCACATTCCAGTGATTGATGACGCAGGAATGATAGGCATGGTATCAATTGGAGATGTGGTTCGTGCAGTGGTAAGTGAACATCGAGAAGAATTGGACCGCTTGAATGCTTATATACATGGTGGCTACTAG